The following coding sequences are from one Paenarthrobacter ureafaciens window:
- a CDS encoding HpcH/HpaI aldolase family protein, which yields MPLQLSPTFHSALAAADRPLAGMWVCSGSPLVAEICAGSGLDWLLIDAEHCPNGLESILAQLYAASGYPIHVLVRPPVNDTVVIKQYLDLGVQNLLIPMVNSAAEAEAAVAAVRYPPHGVRGVGSALARSARWNRVPDYLATASESISLTVQIESGAAAEVVEEILAVDGVDGIFMGPSDLAASMGLLGQQEHPEVRAVVEHCIKAAQAAGKPAGVNAFNEATARSYLDAGASFVLVGADVAVLARASEGFAAKFVRPLVGSTPASY from the coding sequence ATGCCACTTCAACTAAGCCCCACTTTCCATTCGGCGCTGGCAGCGGCGGACAGGCCCCTGGCCGGAATGTGGGTGTGCTCCGGCAGCCCGCTGGTGGCCGAAATCTGCGCCGGTTCCGGCTTGGACTGGCTCCTGATCGACGCTGAACACTGCCCCAACGGCTTGGAATCCATCCTGGCCCAGTTGTATGCCGCAAGCGGTTACCCCATCCATGTTCTGGTCCGCCCCCCGGTCAACGACACTGTGGTGATCAAGCAGTACCTGGACCTGGGCGTGCAAAACCTGCTGATTCCCATGGTCAATTCGGCTGCAGAAGCGGAGGCGGCCGTCGCCGCGGTCCGCTACCCGCCGCACGGTGTGCGTGGCGTGGGCTCAGCGTTGGCCCGGTCCGCACGGTGGAACCGTGTTCCGGACTACCTTGCCACCGCATCCGAATCGATCAGCCTCACCGTGCAGATTGAGTCGGGTGCCGCCGCCGAGGTGGTAGAGGAAATCCTCGCCGTGGACGGTGTGGACGGCATCTTCATGGGCCCATCGGACCTGGCCGCTTCGATGGGCTTGCTGGGACAGCAGGAACATCCGGAGGTGCGGGCCGTCGTCGAGCATTGCATCAAAGCCGCCCAAGCGGCAGGCAAGCCCGCCGGCGTGAACGCCTTCAATGAGGCGACCGCCCGTTCCTATCTCGACGCCGGAGCTTCCTTCGTGCTGGTCGGCGCCGATGTTGCGGTGCTTGCCCGCGCTTCCGAAGGCTTCGCTGCGAAGTTCGTCCGACCGTTGGTCGGAAGCACTCCAGCAAGTTACTGA
- a CDS encoding NAD-dependent succinate-semialdehyde dehydrogenase encodes MTASTALTSFASLVDATRQHESDLLASVPTGLLIGGQWRDSSDGGTFDVHDPATGEVLATLASATSEDAVSALDAADAAQPFWAATAPRVRSEILRRAFELVTERADEFALLMTLEMGKPLAEARGEVTYGAEFLRWFAEEAVRDYGRYLTTPEGKNKILVQQKPVGPCLLITPWNFPLAMATRKVAPAVAAGCTMVLKPAKLTPLTAQYFAQTMLDAGLPAGVLNVVASSFASGISGPLMRDSRLRKVSFTGSTPVGKRLLADAAGNVLRTSMELGGNAPFIVFEDADVDKAVEGAMAAKMRNMGEACTAANRFLVHEAVAAEFTRKFAAAMGSLSVGRGTAPTTQVGPLIDAGARADVHALVTAAVDAGATALTGGTPADGPGYFYPPTVLANVPKGAAILRQEIFGPVAPVTTFSTEEEAIRQANSTEYGLAAYLYGRDFNRLLRVAEQIEFGMVGFNAGVISNAAAPFGGVKQSGLGREGGSEGIAEYTTTQYIGIADPYAN; translated from the coding sequence ATGACTGCTTCAACCGCTTTGACGTCATTCGCGTCGTTGGTGGACGCAACCCGCCAGCACGAATCCGATCTGCTGGCGTCTGTGCCGACCGGCCTGTTGATCGGGGGCCAGTGGCGCGATTCGTCCGACGGCGGCACGTTCGATGTCCATGACCCCGCCACCGGTGAGGTACTTGCGACCCTCGCCTCCGCAACGAGCGAGGATGCGGTGTCTGCGCTCGATGCCGCAGACGCCGCCCAGCCTTTCTGGGCCGCGACGGCGCCGCGTGTCAGGTCCGAGATCCTTCGCCGTGCCTTTGAACTCGTCACCGAGAGGGCGGACGAGTTCGCCCTCTTGATGACCTTGGAAATGGGCAAACCCTTGGCAGAAGCCCGGGGCGAGGTCACCTACGGTGCTGAATTCCTGCGCTGGTTCGCGGAGGAGGCCGTCCGGGACTACGGACGGTACCTGACCACGCCGGAAGGCAAGAACAAGATCCTGGTTCAGCAGAAGCCGGTTGGTCCCTGCCTGCTGATCACGCCCTGGAACTTCCCCTTGGCGATGGCCACCCGCAAAGTGGCGCCTGCCGTTGCGGCCGGTTGCACCATGGTCCTCAAACCCGCCAAGCTCACGCCCCTGACGGCTCAGTACTTCGCCCAGACCATGCTCGACGCCGGGCTTCCGGCAGGCGTCCTCAACGTCGTTGCGTCCTCTTTTGCCTCCGGCATCTCCGGCCCCCTGATGAGGGACTCGCGGCTCCGGAAGGTTTCCTTCACGGGGTCGACGCCGGTGGGCAAGCGACTCTTGGCGGACGCGGCAGGCAATGTCCTGCGGACGTCCATGGAACTGGGCGGAAACGCTCCGTTCATCGTGTTCGAGGACGCCGACGTGGACAAAGCCGTCGAAGGGGCCATGGCCGCGAAAATGCGGAACATGGGGGAGGCCTGCACGGCCGCCAACCGGTTCCTGGTGCACGAAGCTGTTGCCGCGGAATTCACGCGCAAGTTCGCCGCGGCCATGGGGTCCCTGAGCGTAGGCCGGGGAACCGCGCCCACTACCCAGGTCGGGCCGCTGATCGACGCCGGCGCCCGCGCCGACGTGCACGCCTTGGTGACTGCCGCCGTCGACGCCGGAGCTACCGCCCTGACCGGCGGGACCCCCGCGGACGGCCCCGGCTACTTCTACCCGCCCACCGTCCTGGCGAACGTTCCCAAGGGTGCAGCGATCCTCCGCCAGGAAATCTTCGGCCCCGTTGCCCCGGTGACAACGTTCAGCACCGAGGAAGAAGCGATCCGCCAAGCCAACTCCACCGAGTACGGCCTCGCTGCCTACCTCTACGGACGCGACTTCAACCGGCTGCTGCGGGTGGCTGAGCAGATCGAGTTCGGCATGGTCGGTTTCAACGCCGGGGTCATCTCCAACGCGGCAGCACCATTTGGCGGGGTTAAACAGTCAGGCCTCGGCCGCGAAGGCGGTTCCGAAGGGATCGCCGAATACACCACCACCCAGTACATCGGGATTGCCGACCCCTACGCCAACTAA
- the hpaH gene encoding 2-oxo-hept-4-ene-1,7-dioate hydratase: MLDQTVIEQIADELVAAGRDRKPVPLLTARYPDMTVEDSYAVQGVWRSRNEEAGRTLVGRKIGLTSRAMQLATGITEPDYGAIFDDMVLESGCSVAWDQYTHPRVEVELAFVLKEGLNGPGCTIFDVLNATEYVVPALEILDSRIEMEGRTIVDTISDNAAMGAMVIGGNPVKPDAVDLRWISAILYKNQVVEETGVAAGVLGHPANGVHWLANKIAAHGDSMKAGDIILAGSFTRPMWVSKGDTVFADYGPLGVVTCHFN, from the coding sequence ATGCTTGACCAAACAGTCATTGAACAGATTGCCGATGAGTTGGTGGCGGCCGGACGCGACCGAAAACCGGTGCCCCTCCTGACTGCCCGCTACCCGGACATGACGGTGGAAGATTCCTACGCCGTGCAGGGAGTATGGCGGAGCCGGAACGAGGAAGCCGGCCGGACCCTGGTAGGCCGCAAGATCGGCCTGACCTCGCGGGCGATGCAGTTGGCCACGGGCATCACGGAGCCGGACTACGGTGCGATCTTCGATGACATGGTCCTCGAATCCGGCTGCTCCGTGGCATGGGACCAGTACACGCATCCTCGCGTTGAGGTAGAGCTTGCCTTTGTCCTCAAGGAAGGCCTGAATGGGCCTGGCTGCACCATTTTCGATGTCCTGAACGCCACCGAGTACGTCGTTCCCGCCCTTGAAATCCTGGATTCACGGATCGAGATGGAGGGCCGCACCATCGTGGACACCATCTCCGACAACGCGGCCATGGGCGCCATGGTGATCGGCGGCAATCCCGTGAAGCCGGACGCCGTGGATCTCCGCTGGATCTCAGCCATCCTCTACAAAAACCAGGTGGTGGAAGAGACGGGCGTTGCTGCGGGCGTCTTGGGACACCCGGCCAACGGAGTGCATTGGCTGGCCAACAAGATCGCCGCGCATGGAGACTCCATGAAAGCCGGCGACATCATTCTGGCCGGTTCCTTTACCCGGCCTATGTGGGTCTCCAAGGGAGACACCGTTTTTGCTGATTACGGACCCCTGGGAGTAGTGACATGCCACTTCAACTAA
- a CDS encoding ABC transporter ATP-binding protein produces the protein MTGISIQGLHKSFGGRTVLDHVDLTVEDGEFVCLLGPSGCGKSTLLRSVAGLETPEGGSISFGDETVFDGATGINRAPEQRRLGMVFQSFALWPHKSVFDNVAYPLKRARVSRDEIQERVKEALTMVDLWAHRASYPGTLSGGQQQRVSLARAVVARPRLLLLDEPLSSLDTNLRAQMRREIRRIQQHLGATAVYVTHDKEDAGGLADRVLVLQDGKIVQEGAPKDVFVAPKTAFVAEFVGFDNFFNATVTEGSDSLATVEIGNGNRLSAATTGPVKAGQHVTAAIRSRLVRVHPYDGGIVPENSFVGTVSSKAHLGDDVEIVITDGAVDLVARVRPGYARDLNVGQPALAQPPIGTVVIVEGTRKGGQGKASAAPVTSEPAKATANH, from the coding sequence GTGACCGGAATCAGCATTCAGGGACTGCACAAGTCCTTCGGCGGTCGGACTGTGCTCGACCACGTGGACCTCACGGTGGAAGACGGCGAATTCGTCTGTCTGCTCGGCCCGTCGGGTTGCGGCAAGTCCACCCTCCTTCGCTCCGTGGCCGGACTGGAGACCCCCGAAGGCGGATCCATCAGCTTCGGCGACGAGACGGTGTTCGATGGAGCAACCGGTATTAACCGTGCGCCGGAACAGCGCCGCCTGGGCATGGTGTTCCAGAGCTTTGCATTGTGGCCCCACAAGTCCGTCTTCGACAACGTGGCCTACCCCCTCAAGCGGGCACGGGTCAGCCGGGACGAGATCCAGGAGCGGGTCAAGGAGGCCCTGACCATGGTGGACCTGTGGGCACACCGGGCCTCGTACCCCGGAACGCTCTCCGGCGGACAGCAGCAGCGCGTTTCCCTGGCCCGCGCAGTAGTCGCCCGGCCAAGGCTCCTGCTCTTGGACGAACCACTCTCCAGCCTTGACACCAACCTTCGTGCCCAGATGCGCCGGGAAATCCGCCGCATCCAGCAGCACCTGGGTGCCACCGCCGTCTACGTCACCCACGACAAGGAAGACGCCGGCGGCCTCGCGGACCGGGTCTTGGTGCTCCAGGACGGCAAGATCGTCCAGGAGGGTGCACCGAAGGATGTATTCGTCGCCCCCAAGACGGCGTTCGTCGCAGAATTCGTCGGTTTCGACAACTTCTTCAACGCCACTGTCACCGAAGGAAGCGACTCCCTGGCAACCGTTGAAATCGGCAACGGCAACCGCCTTTCGGCGGCCACCACCGGCCCGGTGAAGGCAGGGCAGCACGTGACGGCCGCCATCCGCTCCCGCTTGGTTCGCGTCCACCCCTACGACGGCGGAATCGTCCCCGAGAACTCGTTCGTGGGCACCGTGAGCTCGAAAGCGCACTTGGGAGACGACGTCGAAATCGTCATCACCGACGGCGCCGTGGACTTGGTCGCCAGGGTGCGCCCAGGTTACGCGAGGGACCTGAACGTCGGCCAGCCGGCCTTGGCGCAGCCTCCCATTGGCACCGTCGTCATTGTCGAAGGCACTCGGAAGGGTGGGCAGGGCAAGGCTTCCGCAGCCCCCGTCACCTCCGAGCCCGCCAAAGCAACAGCAAACCACTAA
- a CDS encoding IclR family transcriptional regulator domain-containing protein: protein MEISPVIQRDGDFVQSLEKGLAVLRAFSDERQKMTLSEVARATGLSKPSSRRLLLTLQKLGYVTNKDGLFRLRPRVLDIGYAYLSSVELPAVVEPFLNDLNSRLGEACSVGVFDEDWIYYIARASTQKRIMTFNVRVGTRIDPLLTALGRVILANLPTEELDSYLEMRQETNDLDEAGWTREEFLALLAEVRAQGWSLVDQEVEVGVRTIAAPIHDANGNVIAGINVAVHTARVSLETLQDEFLPQLLETRDKIDAAIASYGPAANFS from the coding sequence ATGGAAATCAGCCCGGTCATCCAAAGGGATGGCGACTTCGTGCAGTCCCTGGAAAAGGGGCTGGCAGTCCTGCGCGCTTTTTCGGATGAGCGTCAGAAGATGACACTTTCCGAGGTTGCGCGGGCTACCGGGCTGTCGAAGCCGAGCAGCCGAAGGCTGCTGCTGACCCTGCAAAAGCTCGGATACGTCACCAACAAGGATGGACTCTTCCGGCTGAGGCCCAGGGTGCTGGATATCGGTTACGCCTACCTCTCCTCGGTTGAACTTCCGGCGGTAGTGGAGCCGTTCCTCAACGACCTCAACAGCAGGCTCGGCGAAGCATGCTCCGTGGGCGTGTTCGACGAGGACTGGATCTACTACATCGCCCGCGCCTCCACCCAGAAGCGGATCATGACGTTCAACGTCCGGGTGGGTACCCGGATTGACCCGCTGCTGACGGCCCTGGGCCGGGTCATCCTGGCCAATCTCCCGACGGAGGAGCTGGACTCGTACCTGGAAATGCGCCAGGAAACGAACGACCTGGATGAAGCAGGGTGGACGCGGGAGGAATTCCTTGCACTCCTGGCCGAAGTCCGTGCGCAGGGCTGGTCCCTGGTGGACCAGGAAGTGGAAGTGGGCGTGCGGACCATCGCGGCTCCCATCCATGACGCGAACGGCAACGTCATCGCAGGAATCAACGTGGCAGTGCATACCGCCCGTGTTTCCTTGGAGACCCTGCAAGACGAGTTCCTGCCGCAGCTGCTCGAAACCAGGGACAAGATCGACGCCGCGATCGCCTCCTACGGACCGGCAGCGAACTTCTCCTAG
- a CDS encoding bifunctional 3-(3-hydroxy-phenyl)propionate/3-hydroxycinnamic acid hydroxylase, with amino-acid sequence MKTQVLIVGAGPCGDTIANLLGVYGIRTVIIDRSPDIIDYPRGVGVDDESLRVFQSCGLGTEVHSDMIQNQALIWFDSEGTKLAEIAPSGQPFGWPRRNSFLQPLLEKRLRGGLTRFEHVDILLGRELTGLTQGPDGVVATISAADGNETVIEADYVVGADGGRSTVRKLIGAVLEGTTLAARWLVVDLKDSTYHAPFSGNYISSGRPYVSIDLPYGYRRFEFRLEDHETDEQMVRPEEVEKLIRTHFNWTGPMPDLDKARVYSHHSRVADRFGIGRAFLAGDAAHLQPPWFGQGMNSGIRDAANIAWKLAAVLAHGVSPSVLETYGQERRGHAKALVELATTLGKVYGPKTKAGEKLRSYGLRAMQRIPATRDYLLQMKFKPMPYYDRGVVLDASPKAPIGKMFIQPDVENASGERLKLDEALGDWFAVVGINTDPAEHLDAESLAYWKSLGATLARVNRSRAGEHLNTVGEDTALLDDVAGGFRDWARGRKDREILVIRPDRYLAASCAADAANTMTKRFSQVLPVKTTIATGN; translated from the coding sequence GTGAAAACCCAGGTACTCATCGTCGGGGCAGGCCCCTGCGGCGACACCATCGCCAACCTGCTCGGCGTCTACGGCATTCGAACCGTCATCATCGACCGCTCTCCGGACATCATCGACTACCCCCGCGGTGTGGGTGTGGATGACGAGTCGCTGCGCGTCTTTCAGTCCTGTGGTCTTGGCACCGAAGTGCATTCGGACATGATCCAGAACCAGGCGCTGATTTGGTTCGATTCCGAGGGCACCAAGCTCGCCGAGATCGCACCTTCCGGGCAGCCTTTTGGATGGCCCCGCAGGAACTCCTTCCTGCAGCCGCTCTTGGAAAAGCGTCTCCGTGGGGGCCTCACCCGCTTTGAGCACGTCGACATCCTCCTTGGCCGTGAGCTCACCGGGCTGACCCAGGGGCCGGACGGCGTAGTTGCCACCATCAGCGCCGCCGACGGAAATGAAACCGTCATTGAAGCAGACTACGTTGTTGGTGCAGACGGCGGACGCAGCACGGTGCGGAAGCTCATCGGCGCGGTACTGGAAGGCACCACCCTGGCGGCCCGCTGGCTGGTAGTGGACCTCAAGGATTCCACCTACCACGCACCGTTCTCCGGCAACTACATCAGCAGCGGACGCCCCTACGTCTCGATCGACTTGCCGTACGGATACCGCCGCTTCGAATTCCGGCTGGAGGACCACGAAACCGATGAGCAGATGGTGCGACCGGAAGAAGTGGAAAAGCTCATCCGGACCCACTTCAATTGGACCGGCCCCATGCCCGACCTGGATAAGGCCCGCGTGTATTCGCACCACTCACGCGTCGCGGACCGCTTTGGCATCGGCAGGGCTTTCCTCGCTGGAGATGCCGCGCATTTGCAGCCGCCATGGTTTGGCCAGGGAATGAACTCCGGCATCCGCGACGCCGCCAACATTGCCTGGAAGCTCGCTGCTGTCCTCGCCCACGGCGTCTCTCCCTCCGTGTTGGAGACGTACGGACAGGAACGCAGGGGACACGCCAAGGCACTGGTTGAGCTGGCCACCACCCTGGGGAAGGTCTACGGACCTAAGACCAAGGCCGGAGAGAAGCTTCGCAGTTACGGGCTCCGGGCCATGCAGAGAATCCCTGCCACGCGAGACTACCTGCTTCAAATGAAGTTCAAGCCGATGCCCTACTACGACCGCGGCGTCGTCCTTGACGCCTCGCCCAAGGCGCCGATCGGCAAGATGTTCATCCAGCCCGACGTCGAGAACGCCTCAGGCGAGCGGCTCAAGCTTGATGAGGCACTTGGCGACTGGTTCGCCGTCGTCGGCATCAACACGGACCCGGCAGAGCACCTCGACGCCGAATCGCTGGCCTACTGGAAGTCGTTGGGAGCCACGTTGGCCCGGGTCAACAGGTCGCGCGCAGGCGAGCACCTCAACACGGTGGGTGAGGACACTGCCCTGCTCGACGACGTCGCCGGCGGCTTCCGTGACTGGGCGCGCGGACGCAAGGACCGCGAAATCCTGGTGATCCGTCCGGACCGCTACCTTGCAGCGTCCTGCGCGGCGGATGCGGCCAACACCATGACCAAGCGGTTCAGCCAAGTGCTGCCCGTCAAGACGACCATCGCAACAGGAAATTAA
- a CDS encoding ABC transporter substrate-binding protein, which produces MKFKKTAIALAVGSLLALTACSGNDAPGDSGAADTPTTLAGLYEAAKSEGELQIYGPTENLYAAVYEDFAKTYPGIKITTADIFGQELDARLEGEQVAGGFAADLVHIGVSDVERYVEKDYLAPYKPAEADALDGKFRGHDDLWSVPSRHLYATAYNANKLTTADLPSKWADLADSKWNGRIGIANPKQSGATPQVFSAALESGAIDEGWIDKLKKETNPAIYPSVATALQSVVSGERDLSLVAGYGTYMRQLKQGAPLGFATMEDGAYYSDVAYAALDGSKHPNAARLLVGWMFTAEGQASVAKHVFEFGTMPGAPLPEGAEKLGKSTEIDYPGAEKYRKTLDLLGSKF; this is translated from the coding sequence ATGAAATTCAAGAAAACAGCCATCGCGCTGGCCGTCGGTTCATTGCTCGCACTGACGGCCTGCAGCGGCAACGACGCTCCGGGTGATTCGGGCGCGGCAGACACTCCCACCACTCTCGCCGGACTCTATGAAGCCGCCAAGTCCGAGGGTGAGCTTCAGATCTACGGCCCTACGGAAAACCTTTATGCGGCGGTCTACGAGGACTTCGCCAAGACGTACCCGGGCATCAAGATCACTACCGCTGATATCTTCGGGCAGGAACTGGACGCCAGGCTTGAAGGGGAACAAGTGGCTGGCGGCTTTGCGGCCGACCTTGTCCACATCGGTGTTTCTGATGTTGAACGCTATGTAGAAAAGGACTACCTGGCTCCGTACAAGCCGGCTGAAGCAGACGCCCTTGACGGCAAGTTCCGCGGCCATGACGATCTGTGGTCGGTCCCCTCGCGCCACCTTTACGCCACTGCCTACAACGCGAACAAGCTGACCACCGCTGACCTTCCGAGCAAGTGGGCCGACCTGGCCGACTCGAAGTGGAACGGCCGGATTGGTATTGCAAACCCAAAGCAGAGCGGTGCCACTCCGCAGGTGTTCTCAGCAGCCCTTGAGTCCGGGGCCATTGATGAGGGATGGATCGACAAGCTGAAGAAGGAAACCAACCCGGCAATTTACCCGTCCGTTGCCACTGCACTCCAGTCGGTTGTATCCGGTGAACGCGATCTCTCCCTCGTGGCAGGCTACGGAACGTACATGCGCCAGCTGAAGCAGGGCGCTCCCCTTGGATTCGCCACCATGGAAGACGGCGCCTACTACTCGGACGTTGCCTACGCCGCCTTGGACGGCAGCAAGCACCCCAACGCTGCCCGCCTCCTGGTCGGCTGGATGTTTACCGCCGAAGGCCAGGCGTCCGTAGCCAAGCACGTCTTTGAGTTCGGCACAATGCCGGGTGCTCCGTTGCCCGAAGGTGCGGAAAAGCTTGGCAAATCCACTGAGATTGACTACCCGGGCGCTGAAAAGTACCGCAAGACCCTTGACCTGCTAGGCAGCAAGTTCTAG
- a CDS encoding alpha/beta fold hydrolase, with translation MTEVASPAYVTDSFFGLEDKWLETAPGELTHYHEIGTGTPVLFLHGSGTGVSAAANWWLNLADIGQENRAIAIDLIGFGQTVAAEGTAYGIKAWVDHAVRVLDALGIEKTWLVGNSLGGWVAFQFAIDYPERLAGLISMGTGGAKRTKALTSHATPEITVDGIRRALTDFVVDHSLVTDELVQARYVASKSEVASARFKEVIAARDRDREELPLDFAVLENLQVPVLLIHGREDAVIPASRSFDLVKVLPHADLHLFSQCGHWSQVERAADFNRIVRGFLAEHGRNG, from the coding sequence ATGACCGAGGTAGCGAGTCCTGCGTACGTGACGGACTCTTTCTTCGGCCTTGAGGACAAATGGCTCGAGACCGCCCCCGGCGAACTCACGCACTACCACGAGATTGGTACCGGCACCCCGGTGCTCTTCCTCCATGGGTCCGGGACGGGCGTTTCCGCAGCTGCCAACTGGTGGCTGAACCTCGCCGACATTGGGCAGGAAAACCGGGCGATCGCCATTGACCTGATCGGATTCGGGCAGACCGTTGCTGCCGAAGGCACCGCCTACGGCATCAAAGCCTGGGTGGATCACGCCGTGCGCGTCCTTGATGCATTGGGAATCGAGAAGACCTGGCTGGTGGGCAACTCGCTGGGTGGCTGGGTGGCGTTCCAGTTCGCCATCGACTACCCGGAGCGCTTGGCCGGATTGATTTCGATGGGTACCGGAGGGGCCAAACGAACCAAGGCTCTGACCAGCCACGCCACTCCGGAAATCACGGTGGACGGGATCCGCCGGGCACTGACCGACTTTGTGGTGGACCATTCCCTGGTCACTGATGAGTTGGTGCAGGCCCGGTATGTGGCGTCGAAATCCGAGGTTGCTTCCGCGCGCTTCAAGGAAGTCATTGCTGCCAGGGACCGCGACCGGGAGGAACTGCCGTTGGACTTCGCCGTCCTGGAAAACCTTCAGGTGCCGGTGCTGTTGATCCACGGCCGTGAAGACGCGGTGATTCCCGCGAGCCGGAGCTTCGACCTGGTGAAAGTGCTTCCGCACGCGGATCTGCATTTGTTCTCCCAGTGCGGCCACTGGAGCCAGGTGGAACGTGCGGCGGACTTCAACCGCATTGTGCGGGGCTTCCTGGCCGAACACGGAAGGAACGGGTAG
- a CDS encoding ABC transporter permease gives MTVLAEKPPGTDQNGGRRMRRPITRKNTLGVLAKAVGLVIFSWLFVWPLAMLIFGAFKSSPLAKNQRWTLSGFEKVFSDPDTYSALGATMLYSVAITVASMAVAIFFATVTTRMNVMFRRLITPVMVILVAMPTVLYALSWAMLGAGESGLINRFLDSIGLDALAAAFNTRSWFGLIMVTVFKAAALAYLIILGAFRNQNAALEEAARISGASRTRAFFGIELPALLPALMAASLFVFVKGLEAFETPAVLGLPAGITVYATHIFDYLRGGYEADYPAASASSLVIVLILAVLVIMQLKLTGGGKSYTSVGGRSKDTSLRDPGKWKWAVVAAMLLYFLVALVLPVFQVVLSAFQPYLGSAELSTANIQQLLNTPNVMKALETTIIVAVVGGLLTVVLAFVVSFAFVRMKGLLGRYIQLASWVPAAMPGLVLGLAFLWSVLTTPGGRSLYGTVWILVVGLAVATVPLATRTIEGALAQIGVDMEEAARISGDTFLRAIGTVTVRLMTPSLIAAWFLVAITMSGILDVPVLLGSTSTEMISTISFGYHNSGETVLASALYVIFTGVMAALALAATIVVVIIRALVRRALRRNAARLESNTPSVLREGASK, from the coding sequence ATGACGGTACTGGCAGAGAAGCCGCCGGGCACCGACCAGAACGGCGGACGGCGGATGCGCCGGCCGATCACCCGCAAGAACACCCTGGGAGTACTTGCCAAGGCAGTTGGGCTGGTGATCTTCAGCTGGCTTTTTGTATGGCCGCTGGCCATGCTCATCTTCGGTGCTTTCAAGTCCTCGCCATTGGCAAAGAACCAGCGCTGGACGTTGAGTGGTTTTGAGAAGGTCTTCAGTGACCCGGATACGTACTCAGCGCTGGGTGCCACAATGCTTTACTCGGTGGCGATCACCGTAGCCTCCATGGCTGTGGCGATCTTCTTCGCCACAGTGACTACCCGGATGAACGTCATGTTCCGCCGGTTGATCACTCCGGTGATGGTCATCCTGGTGGCCATGCCCACCGTGCTGTACGCGCTGAGCTGGGCGATGCTGGGTGCGGGCGAATCCGGTCTGATCAACAGGTTCCTGGATTCGATCGGCCTGGACGCCCTGGCTGCTGCGTTCAATACCCGCAGCTGGTTCGGCCTGATCATGGTGACGGTCTTTAAAGCCGCGGCCCTTGCCTACCTCATCATCCTGGGCGCCTTCCGCAACCAGAATGCCGCACTGGAAGAGGCTGCACGGATCAGCGGTGCCAGCAGGACGCGGGCATTCTTCGGAATCGAGCTGCCTGCGCTCCTGCCCGCTCTCATGGCGGCAAGCCTGTTCGTCTTCGTCAAGGGGCTTGAGGCCTTCGAGACGCCCGCCGTCCTTGGCCTGCCTGCCGGGATCACCGTTTACGCAACCCACATTTTCGACTATCTCCGCGGGGGATACGAAGCTGACTACCCTGCGGCCTCCGCTTCCTCCTTGGTGATTGTCCTGATCCTCGCCGTGTTGGTGATAATGCAGCTCAAGCTGACCGGCGGAGGCAAGTCCTATACATCGGTGGGAGGCCGTTCAAAGGACACCAGCCTGCGCGATCCGGGCAAATGGAAGTGGGCAGTGGTTGCGGCCATGCTCCTGTACTTCCTGGTTGCTTTGGTGCTGCCGGTCTTCCAAGTGGTCCTGAGCGCCTTCCAGCCTTATCTGGGTTCGGCGGAACTTTCCACGGCGAACATCCAGCAGCTGCTGAATACCCCCAACGTCATGAAGGCGCTTGAAACCACCATCATCGTGGCCGTGGTGGGAGGCCTCCTGACTGTGGTCCTTGCCTTTGTTGTGAGCTTTGCCTTTGTCCGAATGAAGGGACTGCTGGGCCGCTACATCCAGTTGGCGTCCTGGGTGCCGGCAGCTATGCCCGGCCTCGTTCTCGGCCTGGCCTTCCTGTGGTCGGTACTGACCACCCCGGGCGGTCGGAGCCTCTACGGGACCGTATGGATCCTGGTGGTTGGCCTCGCTGTCGCAACGGTCCCGCTCGCCACCCGCACCATCGAAGGCGCCCTGGCGCAGATTGGCGTGGACATGGAAGAGGCCGCCCGGATCTCCGGCGACACCTTCCTGAGGGCAATCGGCACGGTGACGGTTCGGTTGATGACGCCAAGCCTGATTGCCGCCTGGTTCCTCGTGGCGATCACCATGTCAGGCATCCTGGACGTCCCGGTCCTCCTGGGCAGCACCAGCACGGAAATGATCTCCACCATCAGCTTCGGCTACCACAACAGCGGCGAGACCGTTCTCGCCTCTGCCCTGTACGTCATCTTCACCGGGGTCATGGCGGCCCTGGCACTCGCGGCGACGATCGTCGTCGTCATCATCCGGGCCCTCGTTCGCCGGGCACTGCGCCGGAACGCGGCCCGCCTGGAAAGCAACACCCCATCAGTACTTCGTGAAGGAGCCTCCAAGTGA